Part of the Salvia hispanica cultivar TCC Black 2014 unplaced genomic scaffold, UniMelb_Shisp_WGS_1.0 HiC_scaffold_320, whole genome shotgun sequence genome is shown below.
AAGAAGTGGAAATGCAGCCTGAAGTGCAGAAGTAGCAGCTGCTGCTGCATGCCAAAGCACTCCTGCTGCCCAACCTGCTCTTGCACAAGGTCTACATGTTATCCTAAATGTCCAAACCTAAATCTATGTTCATGTTGTCACAAAAGCTGCTGCTTCCCTTGCTACTACtgtatgtaaattttaatggatatatatttttgttttagtcaTTTTTGTATGGGGCCCATTAACTTGGCACAGGGGGCGGAGTTTAGCTGAGCTTAGAAAGCTTCTTAAACTAGTTTAGTTTGGGAGTTTAAAAGTT
Proteins encoded:
- the LOC125198896 gene encoding guanine nucleotide-binding protein subunit gamma 3-like, which codes for KWLCGVCCFDVSWICCCGCSCDLSMPRCCDCMTCNSCSNPCQNCGIPACQCFPCFSSKCFKKWKCSLKCRSSSCCCMPKHSCCPTCSCTRSTCYPKCPNLNLCSCCHKSCCFPCYYCM